The genome window CGGCACCGCGATCGCACCAGGCATCGGCACGCAGGTCGGCTCGGCGCTCGGCACCGCGGCCGGCTCGCTGTTCGAGGGCGAAGCCTCCTTGACGCAGGAGCAGGAAGAGTTCGAAACGGCCCGCCGGATCGTCCGGCTGGCGTCGGCGGCGGCTCAGGACGTGGCCTCCGCGCCGTCCGGCGGCTCGCCGCGGCTGGTCGGCGAGCTCAGCCTGTTCCGGGCCTCACGCCGGTTCGCGCCGTCGCTGTACCGCCGCGGGCTCCGGCGGCTCTCCCCGATGGCCCGGCGGTTCTACGGCCGCCGCTACCGCAGCTTCCGGCGCCGCTACGGCAGCAGCTCGTACCGGCGGCACTACGGCTACCACGGCTTCGGCTACCGCCCCCACTACGGCCACTACGGGTACGGGTACCCGTATCAAACCGGCCCGGAACCCGAGCCCGCGCCGTCGCAGCCGCCCGGCCCGCCGCAGCCCGGCTTCAAGTGGGTCGCCGTGCCGGTCGACGCTCCCGAGCCCGCCGCGGAGCCCGCGCCACCGGCCGGTGACGCCGCTCCGGCGTCGGGCGAGTACGCCTACAGCGCCAACGGGCGGGGCCGGTCCCGCGACGGCGGTCTGTGAGGCGACCATGGCCGCTCCCGTGTCCGCCACCTGGCTGCTCGAGCAGGAGACCCGCGCGCTGCTGACCCGGCTCGCGGCGGTCGAACCGTTCGTGCTCCAGGAAACCTGCGTCGCGGCGGCGGCGCTGTCGCCCGCCGCGCTGTCGGGGATCGAGCAGTACCTGATCGCGGGCAGGCGCGCGGTCCGCCGCCGGGCGGAGGAGTTCCTGCGGTGGCTGCGCGGCCACGGTTCGGCCGCGCCCGCCGCCGAGCAGCAGCGCCGGTTCTGGGTGCTGCGCCTGGCTTTCCAGAACGCGCTGACCCAGTTCGACCTGTTCTCCGAGGTGATCACCCAGCGCAGCGAGCACGACAACGGCGTGCTGCTCTCCGGGCTCGACCTGGCCGCCGCGGACGCGCTGCGGCTGCCCGGCACGCCCATCGAGGGGCCGCCCGTCGTCTGCTCGTTCCACCGCGGGATCGGCGGCTCGATCCGCCGGGCCCGCACCCGGCTCCCCGGCGGCGGCGACAACCCGGTCGCGCTGCTGCGCATCCCGCGTGAACGGATCGGGTTCGGGGTCGCCTCGACCCTCGGCCACGAGGCCGGGCACCAGGGCGCGGCGCTGCTCGGGCTCGTCGAGTCGTTGCGGGCCCGGCTCGACGAGACCCGCTGGCGGGCCGGCGACCACGCGCGCGAGCTGTGGCGGACGTGGCTCAGCGAGATCGTCGCCGACGTCTGGGCGGTCGCGAAGGTCGGGATCGGCTCGACGCTCGGCCTGATCGGCCTGGTCAGCCTGCCCCGGGGGTTCGTGTTCAAGCCGCCCGACGACGACCCGCACCCGGTCCCGTGGCTGCGGGTGCTGCTCAGCTGCGCCGTCGGCGACCGCTTCTACCCGGATCCGCAGTGGGCCGGGCTGGCCGCGACCTGGCGGTCCATGTACCCGCTGACCGGGCTGCGGCCCGAGCTCGCCGACACCCTCGCCGCGCTGCGCGCGGACATCCCGGAACTCGTCGGGTTCGTTGCCGGGCACCGCCCGCCACAGCTGCGGGGCCGGGCGCTCGGCGACGTCCTCACCGGCCCGGACCGGACGCGCCCGGCCCTGCTGCGGCGCTTCTGGTCGTGGCAGGCGGACCCGGACCGGATGGCGGCCGCGCCGCCGATGCTCGCCTTCGCCGTGCTCGGCCAGGCGCGGGCGGACGGGCTCCTCTCCCCGGAACGGGAGAGCGCGACGCTGCGCCGCCTCATCGGCCGGTGGGCCGTCACCAGCACGCTCGAGACGGCCCGCGCCACCAGCCGTCTGTTCGCCGGGCAGCCACTGCTCCCGGCACCCCCGTCAGTCAGCGCACCGCACTTGGAGGAACACCGTGCCGAATCCTGAGCCCGTCCACGATCTCGACCTGACCGCGAAGCCGCGCCGAACGACCGCGGGCGGCATCGTGCTGCTCGAAACCACACTGCCGAAGGGAACCAGCACCTACCGGGTCTTCTGGACGATCACCGGCCCGGTGCGCTTGACCGAGCAGGACACTCAGATCGCGCTGCTCGGCGCGACGCAGGTCAGCGATCGGGTGACCCTCCTTGAGAAGACGAACCGCGTGTTGCGAGCCACGCTCGACACCGCTCCGCTGGCCGTCGGCTCGTGGACAGTCGGTCTCCGGCTCGTCGTCATCGACGACAGCCCCGGTGAAGGCGTGGCCCGCGAGCTTTCCGGTGAAGCCGGGCCCATCGAAGTGCTGCCGCGCCCGTTCGCGGCCGGCGACGACGTGGCCGTGACCCTCAAGCGCGCCCAGGTCCCGCCCACCGAAGACCAGTCCCTGTGGGTGGCGATCCGCAACAGCACCAACGCGATCGGCTTCGAGAACTTCAGCCGGTTCGTCGACCAGGTGATGTGCGGTGACCTGCCGGGGCAGCCGAGCAAGCGCGAGCGGCACAAGCTGGCCAAGGTCGACCGCCGGACCGCACTGCCGTTCCCCAACGTCAACCGCTACCGCCTGCTGAAGGCCGCGACCGAGGTCTTCCTCATGGTGAACTGCGGGGTCGACCGCCGGGTGTTCGACGGGGTCGACGTCGCAGAAGAGTCCCGGCGGCTCAACCGGCCGGTCAGCAAGACCGACATCGAGCGGGAGTTCCGCGACTACCTCGTCCAGGTCGACCGCGGCAACGGCGGGGGCACCCTCGACGTCCTGCCTTACCTCGGGCTGATCCGGCTGCAGCTGCGGGACGTGGCCGTGACGGGGAAGGCGAACGACGACGAGGATGCGGAGGCGTGCTTCGGGATACTGGCCGACAAGCTCGTCCACCCGTGCTTCCTGGAGCTCATCTGGTCGTTCTGGACGGACGAAGCGGGCCCGCTGCAGGCGCTGAAGGCGATCAGCTGGCGGTTCCAGAACCGCGCGGCCGGCTCGCCGCGGCGGGACCCGCTGGCCACCATGGACATCGATCCGCTGCGCCCGCTCAACAACCTCGTCTGGGGCTGGATCCAGGACGAGCAGCACCGGCTCACGATGTCCCGCCGCGCCTACGAATACGACCACGCCTACGGGCTGGAGCTCTCGACCCGGCAGGGCCCGCCGGTGCGAGGCGTGGACAGCCGGTCGCGGTTCCTCGACGCGTTCCACAACCTCCTGTCGCTGTGCGAGGTGTTCTACCGCTGCGACGACGACACCACGGTCATCGCCGACGGGTTCGGGATGCTGAACGCGTTGAAGGAGACCCACCTGCTGCTCACCCAGGGCGCGCACAACCAGTACGGCGACCTGCCGTGGACCGCGCGCCACGAAATGCTGATGGCCGAATGGATCCTGGCCCGCCCGGAGCTGAAGGACTTCCTGGCCACCCGGACCATGGTGGCCTACCAGGAGACCTGGATGGACCGGGTCGAAGCGATGAACCGGCTGCAGCACTGGACGGACGTGTCGGTGCAGCACTTCCGGGACCTCGCGGTGTTCGGCGAGCAGCTGCTGCTCAGCATCCGGTTCGCCGCGTGGAGCGTGGTGATCAACCCCGAAAACGCGGCGCAGTGGGCCCGGTACTTCCGCGCCGAGGTGAAGGGCTACATCTACGCCTACCGCGCGGTCAGCGGCGTGGACCTGACGCGGCGCGACGCCTCGGCGGCGCCGGTGCGCGAGCGCCACGGTGCCTACCGCTCCTGACCCGGGCGGGCCGGCGCGGGTCATCGACGCGCACTGCCACGCGGGTCCCGGCGACGGGTTCAGCGGGCCGTGGGACACCTCGGCGCCGCTGTCCCGCTACCTGCGGCGCTGCGACGAGGCCGGGATCGGGGCCTCGGTGCTGTTCGCCGCGTTCCACTCCGACTACGCCACCGCCAACGAGGCCGTCGGCCGGATCGTCGCCGGGCGGCCCGGCCGGTTCTTCGGGTTCGCGTTCGTGCACGCCGAGCGCGACCGCGGCCGGGTCCGGTCGCTCGTGCACCGCGTGGTGACCGGTTTCGGCTTCTGCGGCATCAAGGTGCACCGCCACGACGCCCGGATCAGCCGGGAGATCTGCGAGGTCGCGGCGGAGTTCCGGCTGCCCGTGCTGTACGACGTCGTCGGCGAGACCGCCGCGGCCGAGCTGCTTGCGACCGAGTTCCCGGGCGTCGACTTCGTCATCCCGCACCTGGGCAGCTTCGCCGACGACTGGAGTGCCCAGCTCGCGTTCACCGGCCTGCTCGCCGAACACCCCAACGTCTACACCGACACGTCCGGGGTGCGCCGGTTCGACCTGCTGGAGCGCGCGATCGCGCTGGCCGGCCCGGAAAAGGTCCTGTTCGGGTCGGATGGGCCGTGGCTGCACCCCGGGCTGGAACTGGCGAAGATCCGGCTGCTGCGGCTGCCGCCGTCGGCGGAATCCCTGGTGCTGGGTGGGAACTTCCTCCGCCTCACGCGCGCGGCGCGCCGCAGCTCGTGCACCCGGCCGGGGGCGCGGAGTCCGGTGCCGGCCACTCGTGGTCCGGCACGTCTCCCACCGTGACGACGCCGTTGCCGAGGTGGCGGTGCCCGATCCGCAGCACGAGGCTGCGCAGGTCCCGGACGTTGCCCGGGTAGGACCGCCCGACGAGCAGGTCGCGGACCGCGTCCTCCAGCTCGGGCGGCTCGTCCTCCGGGCTGGCCTGGCGGAAGAAGTGCCGGGCCAGCGGGATGATGTCCCCGGTGCGCTCGCGCAGGCTGGGCAGGTGCAGCGTGCACTCCGCGATCCGGTAGTAGAAGTCGTCGCGGAAGGACCCGTCCGCGCGGGCCGAGATCAGGTCCCGGTTGGTGGCGCAGACGAGCCGGAACGAGCTCTTGCGCCACAGGTTGCTGCCGACCCGCTTGAACGTGCCTTCCTGGATCACCCGCAGCAGCTCGGCCTGCAGCGGCGCCGGCAGCTCGCCCACTTCGTCGAGGAACAGGGTGCCGCCGTCGGCCAGCTCGAACGCGCCCGCCCGCGCCGCCGCCGCCCCGGTGAACGCGCCCTTCTCGTGGCCGAAGAACTCGCTGCCGGACAACGACGGGACGACCGTGCTGCAGTCCAGCACGACGAGCTTCTTCTTGCCCCGCCGCGGATCCAGCTCGTGGATCAGCTGCGCGACCCGTTCCTTGCCGGTGCCGCTCTCGCCGGTGATCAGCACCGAGGCACCGGTGAACCGGGCGACCTCGACGGCGTCGCGGAGCGTCGCCTGCCAGACCGGGCTGTCGCCGACCAGGAAGTCCTGGACGTGTCGGCACGCCAGCAGGTCGTCGATGGCCTGCCACCGGCGCAGCCGTTCGGCGACGTGCCGGGCCGCGGCGGCGTCGCCATCGCGCCAGCTGCACGCGTCCGACGCACCGGCGCGCAGCAGCGCCCAGCTGTCCGCGCCGAGCGCGCGCCCGGCCGTCGACACCGCGAGCACCCGGCCCGGCCGGTCCCGCGACACGGCGCGGAGCCGGTCGGCGACCGCCGGGCCGGGGGAGTCGAAGGCGAGCACGCCGTGGCGCGGTCCGTCGTCGCCTCGGCGCAGCGAAACGTCCAGCTCACCGAGGGCGCGGACGAACGACTCGACCACGCCGCCGGGTGTCCCGACGACGTCGAGCCAGGCGTCGACCGCCGCCGTCGCTGCCGATCCGGCCACGGCGGTCAGGGCCGGGGCCGCACGGGGGTCACCGCGCCTTCCCGTCGCGCCCCGCCGGTTCGGGCGCCTCACGGGTGGTCAGCGGCGTCACGCCGGGAACGAACGCGAACGTGGACTCGGGCACGGTGAACGGACGGCCGATCCCGGCTCCCGGAACGGCGTCCTGCACTCTCTTGATCGCGCGCCTGGCCTTCTTAGCGGACGGGTAGAGCCGGCTCGACTTGGCCAGTTCCCGCTGCTCGCCCTTGCGATCCGCGATGAACACCCAGCCGAAGCCGTCGTCGTTCACGGTGACTATTTCGAACCAATAATCTTGCACAGCACGTCCCTTCATCGAGACCGGTGGAGCGCGAGCGCCCGCGCGGCGTGCGCCCGGCGGCGGGCGAGCACCTCCTGGACACCCGGGTCGCCCACCGGCCGGTCCAGCACCGCGGCCGGTCGTTCGAACTTCAGCACCACGACGTCGGCCGCCTGGTCGGCGGTCACCCCTGGGGAGCGCAGCACCGCGTCGACGGCGGCGTAGTCCCCGCGCAGCTCGGTGACCAGGTAGTCCACCTGAGCGTCCAAATCGGACAGAATGGCCGAGCCTGGTACCCGGCCCCGGAAACCGTGCCGGAACAGCCCCGCCCGGCGGTTCGCGCTCGTCCACTGCGCGAGGCCGATGCCGGGCAGGCGCGGCCCGGTGCGCGCGGTCGTGCTCCGGTCCCGCACCTCGTCCGGGGTGAAGTCCCGTACCCGGCCGGTGAAGTCGGCCGACCGCATCGGGGTGTCTTCCCGGCTGCCTTCGATCCGGTCCGGCTGCACCCCCGACTCGGCGATCAGGTTGCCGACCACGCCGGCCGCACCGTTGACCGGGTAGTGGTAGGTGTTCACCAGCAGGTCCATCACCCGCCGGATCCGGGCGTCCTGGCCGGTGGGGACGGTGCTCGCCGCCGGCGGCAGGTGCCGCCCGTCGCGGCGGCAGGTGATGACCGCGAAGAACCGGCTTTGCGGGCCGGTCAGGTCGAGCTTGCCGTCCGGGCGGGTGCGCAGCGACTTCTCGCCGACCGTCTGGCCGACCGTTTGGCCGACATTGCCGCCGATCACGCGGATCCGGCCCGGCCGCACGTCGGTCACGACGTCGCAGTGCGTGGCCCGGTAGCGCGCGTCCCCGATGTTGTCGTAGGTGGCGCCGCTGTCCTGCCGCGCCGCGCACACCAGATCGCCGACCCGCGGCACGGCCTCGGTGGCCCGGAACGCCCAGAACGGGTTCGCGGTGTCCCCGCGCAGCCGGTTGGCCCGCGCCGCCCGGATGTAGGACTGGTGCGCCGCCGAATAGCGGAACGCGGGCCCGGCCCCCGCCCGGCGCATCACGTACGAGACGAACACCGCGCTCCACGGATGCCCGGCCTGGTAGGCCTTGCTTCGCAGTTGCGCGTCGGACACCGTGACGCCGACGCCCTCGCGGTAGTACTCGCGCAGGAGCGCCGAGGCCGCCGCGTCGGTCTCGGTCAGCGCGGCCCCACGGCCCGGCCGCCAGCGCCGGAACTGCTCGCGCGCCACTTTGGCGATCGCTTCGCACAGCGGCTGCGCCGGCCCGCCCGGCGAGGGCGCTTCGTGCTCCGGCCCACCGTGCCCGCCGGCCTCGGGCAGGTCCGTCCCGGGATCTGCGAGCAGCCGCCACCCGAAGATCCGCGGGATGTCGTCGTGCGCGACGCGCGTCCGCTCCACCCGGAAGGTCCGGCTCCCCGGCGCGAGGGCGGCGGCGACCCGCAGGCTGTTGGCGGCGGTCCCCTCACCCGGCCGGAACAGGACCCGCAGCGCCCCCGTCCCGGCGGCCTTCCGCTTCCGGGCCCAGGCGATCAGCGGCGCCGGATCGGTGTACAGCGCGTCGAACGCGTGCACCTCGTCCGGGTCGGCGTGTCGCAGGATGGCCATCAGGGCCGACCCGCCACCGGAGTGCGCGGTGAGGATGAGCTTGCCGCGCGTGGCGTGCACGCCGGTCGCGGCGGAGAACCGGCGCAGCGCGTCATCCACCAGCCGCGCGAGCGCGCCCGGCGCGGTCAGGGCGGGGAAGCTGTAGCGCCGTCCGCCGTGGAAGTGCCCGCGGGGGAGGACGAGCAGGGTGGGCGTGCGCCTGCCCCGCGTCGCCGGGTTCGCGGGATCCGACAAATCGAGTCCACTGCGGCGTTCCTTGTCGTCCGGCAGCGTCATCCGGGCCCCACGTGCGGAGAACCCGTGCAGGTGCACGACAACGTCGACGGTGGCGGCCCGCGGCATCGACCCCCACCGCAGCACCAGGTCCGGCCCGGTACCCCGATGGCGCACCAGCTGCGGAAGCCGTTCCACGACCAGCCGGCCGCCGTGCGTGCGGTCGTGCGGAGCGCGGTGTTCGAGCACCGCCGCGGGAGATGCCGTCATGGCCGACCCTTTCCGAAGCCCCGGGTGTCGGCCCCTGTGCCTGCAAGATGCGGGCCAGCACCGGAGCTCCACCCCACGCCTACGAAACGGCCGAACCGCCCGAAGTGTTACCGACCGGACGACGGCTTCGTCTGTCAGGATGCCTCGGTGTCACTTGTCGCCCGCTGGTGCCTGGAACACCTGGGGAGCGCGCCGGTGGAGGAGTTGTTCAGCTCCGGGCACTTGTCCACCGTCATCGGGCTCCGCCTGGCCGACGGCCGCGAGGTCGTGGTCAAGGTGCGCCCGGCCGCGCCGCGGGTGGCGGCGTGCGTCGAGGTTCAGCGGCGCCTGTTCCAAGCCGGTTATCCCTGCCCGGAACCGCTCACCGGCGCGGCGCCCTTCGGTGACGACATCGCCACCGCGGAGGTCTACGTCCCGGGCGGCGATGTGCTGCCGCGCGCGGACCACGCGCCCGCCGCCTTCGCCGAGGCGTTCGCGCGGCTGATCCGGCTGGCCCCCGGCCCCGCCGAGGTACCCGCCCTCGCCCCACCACCGTCGTGGGCGGACTGGAACCAGCCCGGGAACGGCCTGTGGCCGCGCTCGGAGGAATCCGATGTCGACCTCGACGCCGTACCGGGCGCGGAGTGGATCGACGAGGTGGGGCGCCGTGCCCGCGACCGGTTGCGCGTCGGTGGCTCCCGTGCGGTGGTCGGCCACAGCGACTGGCTCGCCGGCAACCTGCGCTGGAGCGAAGACGCGCTGCTGGTGGTGCACGACTGGGACAGCCTGACGGTGGACGGCGAAGACGTCTTGGTCGGCTTCGCGGCCGCGCTTTACTCGACCGTTGCCGAGGAGAAGCTGGCCACGGTCGGGGAAACGCGGCGATTCCTCGGTGCGTACGGCGAAGCGCGTGGCCGGGCCCTGAGTACCGAGGAACTCCGGCGCGCCTGGGCAGCGGGCGTGTGGACGAGGGCCTACGACGCCAAGTTCCAGCACGCGGCCGGGAAGCCGATCACCGCGTTGTCGGAGAACGAGGCACGCGAGCGCCTCCGCCGGGCCGGATGACCGGGTGGCCCTCCCAGTACCTGTCTCACCAGTGACTCCCAGCCGTCCCGGACGCCTGCCAGCCTGCTTTCAGAGGGCTCCACGCGCCCCGAACAGCCGAAGGGACGAAGACCACATGGCGGACCGCCAGTTCACCACTCACGCAGGCCTTTTCGATCTGAAGGGGAAATACGCCCTGGTCACCGGCGGCACCCAGGGCATCGGGATGATGATCGCGCGCGGCCTGCTGCAGGCGGGCGCCCGCGTCGTCATCAGCTCGCGCAACGCGGACACCTGCGCGGAGGCACAGCGGCTGCTGGCCGGATTCGGCGACGTCCGGGCAATTCCCGCCGACCTGTCGAAGCACGACGAGTGCCGGCGCCTCGCCGATCTCGTCGAGGACAACTCGGAACGCCTGGACATCCTCGTCAACAACGCGGGAGCGATGTGGCGCGAGCCGCTGGAGACGTTTCCGGACGAGGCGTGGGACACGGTGCTCGACCTCAACCTCAAGGCGCCGTTCTGGCTGGTGCAGGCGCTGCTGCCCGCGCTTCGCCGGGCGGGCACGGCCGAGGATCCCGCGCGGATCGTCAACATCGGCAGCATCGCCGCCATCCACGTCGCCGAGTCGCCCAACTACTCCTACGCCGGCAGCAAAGCGGCACTCCACCAGCTCACCAGGGTCCTGGCCCGTGAACTGGGCCCGCAGCACATCACGGTGAACGCCGTGGCCCCCGGGCCGTTCCCCTCACACATGATGGCGGCCACGCTCGAGGCCGTCGGCGACACGATCGCGGCGAAGGCCCCGCTGCGCCGGCTCGGCCGCGACGACGACATGGCGGGCGTCGCCGTATTCCTCGCCAGCCGGGCCGGGGCCTACCTCACGGGCACCGTCATCCCGGTCGACGGCGGCATCGCCACGACCGCGACGGGTACCTAGGGGTACCGGCAGTACCTCCCTCCGCCGGTGGGCCGGATCTAGGGTGAAGGGGTGACCAAGATCGATCTGCGCACCGAGATCAAGGAGTTCCTGCGCTCGCGCCGCGCGCGGATCGCGCCCGAGCGCGCCGGGCTGCCCGCTTACGGCGGCAACCGCCGGGTCAAAGGGCTGCGTCGCGAAGAGGTGGCTCTCCTGGCCGGGGTGTCGGTCGACTACTACGTGCGGATGGAGCGCGGCAGCCTCGGCGGCGCCTCCGACGGGGTGCTCGACGCGGTGGCCGCCGCCTTGCACCTCGACGAAGCCGAGCGCGATCACCTGTTCCACCTCGCGCGGCAGTCCCGGGCGCCCGGCGGTCCACGCCGCCGCCGACCCGCCACGACGGTGCGTCCGGCGCTTCAGCGGGTGCTCGACGCCGTCACCGATGCGCCGGCGTGGATCTGCAACGGCCGGTACGACGTGCTGGCCGTGAACCACCTCGCCCGCGCGCTGTATGCCCCGGTGCTGGCCGACCCGCGACGGCCGGCGAACACCGCGCGGTTCGTGTACCTGGAACCCGAGGCGGCGGAAGCGTTCTTCGTCGACTACGACCGGATCGCCGGCGACGTGGCCGCGAAACTACGGATGGAAGCCGGTCGCAATCCGCACGACGAGCAGCTGATCGCCCTGGTCGGCGAGTTGTCGACGCGCAGCGACCTGTTCCGGCAGCGGTGGGCGGCTCAGGACGTCCGGCTCCACCGCTCCGGACACAAGCGCCTGCACCACCCGGTGGTGGGCCGGCTCGACCTGGACGTCGAGTCGATGGAGCTGCCCGCCGACCCCGGCCTGCTCCTCAACGTCTACACGGCACCCGCCGGCACGGCCACGGCGGACGGCCTGGCCCTGCTGGCGTCGTGGGCGGCCGGCCACGTGCTCGAGGGCCGGAGCTGACGCCCTCACGACGGCGGCCGCTGTGCCGTTGCAGGTCGTGGATCAGCCAGTTCTGGTCGCACGCCCGGGTCGTGCCCGGGTACTCGGCCTCCGCGCTCCACTCCACCTGCGCGACCCACGCCTTGTCGCAGTGGTGGTCGCACTCGACGGTCTGGTGGCACAGCTTCCAGTCGCCGGGCAGCAGCCGCCAGGAGTCGCCGGCGGTGCTCCGCTAGGGGATGTTCATGGCCAAGAGCCGCGATCAGCTCGTCGGCGCGAGCCGCATCACGAGGCGTATTCGTCCGAGATCTCGGTGGCGTACTTCTTCCAAAGCGGTGTCATGGTCTCGGCGTTCACCGGCTGCCCGGAATCGATCATGGCCTTGAAGTCGCGGAAGTACTGCACGTACAGGTCGGGCGTGAAGGTGTTCAGCATGACCGCGTTCTCGGTGCCGACGTTGGCGAACGTGTGCGGCGCCCCGGTCGGCACGATGACCCAAGTGCCCGGCCCGGCGTCGTAGTGGTCCTCGCCGACGGTGAACCGGAACGTTCCCGCCAGCACGTAGAAGCCCTCGTCGTGCTGGGCGTGGCGGTGCTGCAACGGGCTCGGGGTGCCGGGCGGAATGGTGACCTCGGCGAACCCCAGCCGGTGGTCGGTGTGCTCGCCGTTCTCCAGGATGCGGATCCGCTGGGCCCCGCTGCCGAGGATCTCGCCCTCACCGGGGCGGACGATGTTCACCTTTGCCACGACTTCTCCTAGTTCTGTTGTCTGCCTTGAACACCACCATCCTTTCCCGGGCCGGCCGTGCGCGTCCTGGTCGTCCGTGCACGGTTGCTGGTCACCAGTGCGCGGGCGGTGTAGCCGTACGTCGCTTTGAAGAGCTTGCTGAAATGGGTGGGATCGGAGAATCCCCACCGGGCGGCCACGGCGGTGACCGTACGTCCGCTGCCGGCCAGCTCGGCTCGGCAGCGCTCCAAGCGGCGACGGCGGATCAGGGCCGCGACGGTGAGCGGCTGGTCCTCGAACAGCTTGTGCAGCCGGCGCACCGAGATGTGGTGGGCGGCGGCGATGCCGGGCGGGGACAGCTCGGGATCGGCCAGCCGGGCCTCGATGTAGCCGGTGATCCGGTCCCGCAGCCCCTCGTCCGGGGCCGGTCGGTCGTCGCCGAGCCGGGCCTCCAGCGCTACCGAGATCAGCTCGACGACGGCCGCCGCCGACCGCAGCGCTTCCGTCTCGCGGAACTCGGTCGCCGACCGCGCCGATTCCCGGGCCAGCACGGAGACGAGCGCGCCCGGGCCGTGGCTGCCGTCGATGCGTACCCCGGCGAGCCGGTCGATCTGCGCCGGCCGGATCCGCAGCTCCCGGCGCGGAACCAGGATGGTGACGTGCGCGGCGGCGGTGCTCTCGAACCGGAACGTCCGCGTGGGATCGAGCAGCACCAGGTCGGCCGGCCCGAGTTCGGCCTCGCCACGCCCTTGCTCGATCCGCGTCCGGCCCCGGGTCATCACCTTGATCGCCAGGTTCTCGCCGCCGGTGGCGTCGCGCGCCCGCCCGGTGCAGGCGCTCGCCGGCGTGTCGAGGGAGACCAGCCGCAGCGGCCCGAGGGTGCGGGTGGCGATCCGGCCCCGGAAGCCGGCCCCGGCCAGCTTGTTGACCAGCGGCGGGAACCCGCTGGCGGCCAACTCGTGCTGGAACGTCTCAAGATTGCCGATCACCGGTCAACGATACCGGCGACCCGCCCGGCACCGGCTCGCCGAGCAGGGCGCGCACCTCGCCGGCCGCCGGGATGCCGAGTTCCGTGTACGTCGCCAAGGCCGCTTCGAGGTGGGCCTTCGCGTCGGCGTGGCTGCCGGCCGCGCGGTGCGCCGCGCCCAGGCCGTGCTGGGCGACGGCCCGTTCGAGGAGGTGGCCGGATCGCTCGGCGAGGTCCAGCGCCTGCTCGTACAACGCGATCGCCTCCGCGCCGGTCTTCGTGGCCGCGAATTCGTTGAGGGCCGAGATTTCGAGGTTCGTGTCGCCGCCGGTCTTCGCGAAGTCCAGGGCGCGGCGGAAGTGGTCGTCGGCCTCCGCCGGCCGGCCCAGGCCGGCGTACGCGCCGCCCAGCGCGGCGAGCACCGGTCCGCCGAGGCCGGCCGAGCCGAGGTCCAGCGCGATGCGGCCGCTCCGGTGCAGGTAGCCGAGCGCCGTTTCGTGGTCGCCGCACCAGCGGTGGTGCTCGCCGATGTTGCACAGGGCGATGCCCTCCAGCAGGACGTGGCCGGTGCGCCGCGCGGCGGCGAGCGCGAGTCCGAGCTGCTCCCGCGCCTCCGGGCGACGGCCGCGCATGTCGTCGATCGTCGCGAAGTTGTTGCGCACCATGCTTTCGAGGAGGTCGTCACCCCGGTCCAGGGCCACGGACAGCGCCTGCCGGAGGTGGCCCGCGGCTTCGTCGTAGCGGCCGAGCCGGGTGAGCGCGGAGCCGGCGGCCATGGCCGCGAAGCCCCGCTCCCGGGTGCCGTCGGCGGTCGACGCGAGCGCGGCCGAGTGCAGG of Amycolatopsis solani contains these proteins:
- a CDS encoding amidohydrolase family protein; amino-acid sequence: MPTAPDPGGPARVIDAHCHAGPGDGFSGPWDTSAPLSRYLRRCDEAGIGASVLFAAFHSDYATANEAVGRIVAGRPGRFFGFAFVHAERDRGRVRSLVHRVVTGFGFCGIKVHRHDARISREICEVAAEFRLPVLYDVVGETAAAELLATEFPGVDFVIPHLGSFADDWSAQLAFTGLLAEHPNVYTDTSGVRRFDLLERAIALAGPEKVLFGSDGPWLHPGLELAKIRLLRLPPSAESLVLGGNFLRLTRAARRSSCTRPGARSPVPATRGPARLPP
- a CDS encoding sigma 54-interacting transcriptional regulator — protein: MAGSAATAAVDAWLDVVGTPGGVVESFVRALGELDVSLRRGDDGPRHGVLAFDSPGPAVADRLRAVSRDRPGRVLAVSTAGRALGADSWALLRAGASDACSWRDGDAAAARHVAERLRRWQAIDDLLACRHVQDFLVGDSPVWQATLRDAVEVARFTGASVLITGESGTGKERVAQLIHELDPRRGKKKLVVLDCSTVVPSLSGSEFFGHEKGAFTGAAAARAGAFELADGGTLFLDEVGELPAPLQAELLRVIQEGTFKRVGSNLWRKSSFRLVCATNRDLISARADGSFRDDFYYRIAECTLHLPSLRERTGDIIPLARHFFRQASPEDEPPELEDAVRDLLVGRSYPGNVRDLRSLVLRIGHRHLGNGVVTVGDVPDHEWPAPDSAPPAGCTSCGAPRA
- a CDS encoding phage tail tip lysozyme, with protein sequence MTASPAAVLEHRAPHDRTHGGRLVVERLPQLVRHRGTGPDLVLRWGSMPRAATVDVVVHLHGFSARGARMTLPDDKERRSGLDLSDPANPATRGRRTPTLLVLPRGHFHGGRRYSFPALTAPGALARLVDDALRRFSAATGVHATRGKLILTAHSGGGSALMAILRHADPDEVHAFDALYTDPAPLIAWARKRKAAGTGALRVLFRPGEGTAANSLRVAAALAPGSRTFRVERTRVAHDDIPRIFGWRLLADPGTDLPEAGGHGGPEHEAPSPGGPAQPLCEAIAKVAREQFRRWRPGRGAALTETDAAASALLREYYREGVGVTVSDAQLRSKAYQAGHPWSAVFVSYVMRRAGAGPAFRYSAAHQSYIRAARANRLRGDTANPFWAFRATEAVPRVGDLVCAARQDSGATYDNIGDARYRATHCDVVTDVRPGRIRVIGGNVGQTVGQTVGEKSLRTRPDGKLDLTGPQSRFFAVITCRRDGRHLPPAASTVPTGQDARIRRVMDLLVNTYHYPVNGAAGVVGNLIAESGVQPDRIEGSREDTPMRSADFTGRVRDFTPDEVRDRSTTARTGPRLPGIGLAQWTSANRRAGLFRHGFRGRVPGSAILSDLDAQVDYLVTELRGDYAAVDAVLRSPGVTADQAADVVVLKFERPAAVLDRPVGDPGVQEVLARRRAHAARALALHRSR
- a CDS encoding phosphotransferase, yielding MSLVARWCLEHLGSAPVEELFSSGHLSTVIGLRLADGREVVVKVRPAAPRVAACVEVQRRLFQAGYPCPEPLTGAAPFGDDIATAEVYVPGGDVLPRADHAPAAFAEAFARLIRLAPGPAEVPALAPPPSWADWNQPGNGLWPRSEESDVDLDAVPGAEWIDEVGRRARDRLRVGGSRAVVGHSDWLAGNLRWSEDALLVVHDWDSLTVDGEDVLVGFAAALYSTVAEEKLATVGETRRFLGAYGEARGRALSTEELRRAWAAGVWTRAYDAKFQHAAGKPITALSENEARERLRRAG
- a CDS encoding SDR family oxidoreductase → MADRQFTTHAGLFDLKGKYALVTGGTQGIGMMIARGLLQAGARVVISSRNADTCAEAQRLLAGFGDVRAIPADLSKHDECRRLADLVEDNSERLDILVNNAGAMWREPLETFPDEAWDTVLDLNLKAPFWLVQALLPALRRAGTAEDPARIVNIGSIAAIHVAESPNYSYAGSKAALHQLTRVLARELGPQHITVNAVAPGPFPSHMMAATLEAVGDTIAAKAPLRRLGRDDDMAGVAVFLASRAGAYLTGTVIPVDGGIATTATGT
- a CDS encoding helix-turn-helix transcriptional regulator codes for the protein MTKIDLRTEIKEFLRSRRARIAPERAGLPAYGGNRRVKGLRREEVALLAGVSVDYYVRMERGSLGGASDGVLDAVAAALHLDEAERDHLFHLARQSRAPGGPRRRRPATTVRPALQRVLDAVTDAPAWICNGRYDVLAVNHLARALYAPVLADPRRPANTARFVYLEPEAAEAFFVDYDRIAGDVAAKLRMEAGRNPHDEQLIALVGELSTRSDLFRQRWAAQDVRLHRSGHKRLHHPVVGRLDLDVESMELPADPGLLLNVYTAPAGTATADGLALLASWAAGHVLEGRS